A region from the Geobacillus vulcani PSS1 genome encodes:
- the gerD gene encoding spore germination lipoprotein GerD, giving the protein MNKYLPLLLLSFLVLGSCAPQEISPPPPDYDETKKMVVDILKTDEGKKAIQDIMSEDQMKQQLVIDQKAVKETLQQMLTSDQGKKFWENALKDPKFAESFAKGLQAEHEKMMKALMKDPDYQALMIDILKDPEMEKAMVDVLKSKEFRQHLQKVITDTLNSPLYQAKIQDMLMKAAETVQQGGEKQGEEGGGEGGEGEESTGNQQGGGG; this is encoded by the coding sequence ATGAACAAATATTTACCGCTCCTCTTGCTCAGTTTTCTCGTTCTTGGTTCCTGTGCCCCTCAAGAAATCAGCCCTCCTCCCCCGGATTATGACGAAACAAAAAAGATGGTTGTTGACATTTTAAAAACCGACGAGGGAAAAAAGGCGATTCAAGATATTATGTCGGAAGACCAGATGAAGCAACAGCTGGTCATAGATCAAAAAGCTGTAAAAGAAACATTGCAGCAAATGCTGACATCTGATCAAGGAAAAAAATTTTGGGAAAATGCGCTAAAAGACCCGAAATTCGCTGAAAGTTTTGCCAAAGGGCTGCAAGCAGAACATGAAAAAATGATGAAGGCGCTCATGAAAGATCCCGATTACCAGGCGCTGATGATCGATATTTTAAAAGATCCAGAAATGGAAAAAGCCATGGTCGATGTCTTAAAAAGCAAAGAGTTCCGCCAACATTTGCAAAAGGTGATCACCGACACGTTGAACAGCCCGCTGTATCAGGCGAAAATTCAAGATATGTTGATGAAAGCAGCTGAAACGGTTCAGCAAGGTGGAGAAAAACAAGGTGAAGAAGGCGGAGGGGAAGGGGGAGAGGGAGAAGAAAGCACCGGCAATCAGCAAGGCGGAGGAGGTTAA
- a CDS encoding Mrp/NBP35 family ATP-binding protein, with amino-acid sequence MLTETEVRAILEKMKDPFLNKTFKETNAIQEIKIKEEKNHVSVKIALAKTGTPEQLRVQTAIVQQLKDAGFATVGLRFAELPRDVVEKYSENKQKTTYIAIASGKGGVGKSTVSVNLAVALARLGKKVGLIDADIYGFSVPDMMGITERPTVRGDKIIPVERFGVKVISMAFFVEDNAPVIWRGPMLGKMLNNFFKEVEWGDLDYLLLDLPPGTGDVALDVHTLLPSCKEIIVTTPHPTAAFVAARAGAMALRTEHEIIGVIENMSYYESRKTGEREYVFGKGGGEKLAKELQTELLGQLPLQQPDWNDDDFAPSVYAEDHPIGKIYMDIARKIVAKY; translated from the coding sequence ATGTTGACAGAAACCGAAGTGCGCGCCATTCTTGAAAAGATGAAAGATCCCTTTCTAAACAAAACGTTTAAAGAGACGAATGCCATCCAAGAAATCAAAATTAAGGAAGAGAAAAACCATGTCAGCGTGAAAATCGCGCTTGCCAAAACCGGAACGCCCGAGCAGCTTCGCGTGCAAACGGCGATCGTCCAGCAGCTGAAAGATGCGGGCTTTGCGACGGTCGGTCTGCGGTTCGCCGAACTGCCGCGCGATGTGGTCGAGAAATATAGCGAAAACAAGCAAAAAACGACGTATATCGCCATCGCCAGCGGCAAAGGTGGAGTCGGCAAGTCAACCGTTTCCGTCAATTTGGCGGTCGCGCTCGCCCGGCTCGGCAAAAAAGTCGGGCTCATTGACGCGGACATTTACGGGTTCAGCGTTCCAGACATGATGGGCATTACGGAGCGTCCGACCGTGAGGGGCGACAAAATCATCCCGGTCGAACGGTTTGGCGTCAAAGTCATTTCGATGGCCTTTTTCGTCGAGGACAACGCCCCGGTCATTTGGCGCGGCCCGATGCTTGGGAAAATGTTGAACAACTTTTTCAAAGAGGTCGAATGGGGAGACTTGGATTACTTGCTGCTTGACTTGCCCCCTGGCACGGGCGATGTCGCCTTGGACGTCCATACGCTCTTGCCGTCGTGCAAAGAAATTATCGTCACGACTCCGCATCCGACCGCTGCGTTTGTCGCTGCCCGCGCTGGAGCCATGGCGTTGCGCACCGAACACGAAATTATCGGCGTGATCGAAAATATGTCGTACTACGAAAGCCGGAAAACAGGAGAGCGGGAGTATGTCTTCGGCAAGGGTGGGGGAGAAAAGTTGGCCAAAGAACTGCAAACCGAGCTGTTAGGGCAGTTGCCGCTTCAGCAGCCGGATTGGAACGACGACGACTTCGCTCCGTCCGTTTACGCAGAAGATCATCCGATCGGTAAAATTTATATGGATATCGCCCGCAAAATCGTTGCGAAATATTAA
- the rpsI gene encoding 30S ribosomal protein S9, translated as MAQVQYYGTGRRKSSVARVRLVPGDGRIIVNKRDIREYIPSEALIEMVKQPLVLTETLGSYDVLVNVQGGGFAGQAGAIRHGIARALLEVDPEFRTVLKRAGLLTRDARVKERKKYGLKGARRAPQFSKR; from the coding sequence TTGGCACAAGTACAATATTACGGCACAGGTCGTCGCAAAAGCTCGGTCGCCCGCGTCCGCCTTGTCCCGGGCGATGGTCGCATCATTGTGAATAAGCGTGACATTCGCGAGTACATTCCGTCGGAAGCGCTCATCGAAATGGTCAAACAGCCGCTCGTATTGACGGAAACGCTTGGCAGCTACGACGTTTTGGTGAACGTCCAAGGCGGCGGATTTGCCGGCCAAGCTGGTGCGATTCGCCATGGCATCGCTCGCGCGTTGCTTGAAGTGGATCCGGAATTCCGCACGGTGCTGAAACGGGCCGGTTTACTGACGCGCGATGCCCGCGTTAAAGAACGCAAAAAATACGGGCTCAAAGGCGCCCGCCGCGCTCCGCAGTTCTCGAAACGTTAA
- the truA gene encoding tRNA pseudouridine(38-40) synthase TruA, whose translation MTQRIKCIIAYDGTHFFGYQIQPGKRTVQGEFEEVLRRMHKGTEVRVTASGRTDAGVHAYGQVIHFDTPLSLSSEQWKKALNAQLPDDIVVRFVQEADADFHARFSAKAKEYRYKVWTAAERDVFRRHYCAWHPYSLHISAMNEALRLLHGTHDFTSFCSAKTSIEDRVRTMYRAELKADGPMLEFRFVGSGFLYNMVRIIVGTVLEIGQGKRSPADISTLLAARDRRLAGPTAPPEGLYLWRVYYEAECLDHSLANG comes from the coding sequence ATGACACAACGGATCAAATGCATCATCGCCTATGACGGCACCCATTTTTTCGGCTACCAAATCCAGCCGGGAAAGCGGACGGTGCAAGGCGAGTTCGAGGAAGTGCTTCGGCGGATGCATAAAGGGACCGAAGTGCGTGTGACGGCTTCCGGAAGGACGGATGCCGGCGTTCATGCTTATGGGCAAGTGATCCACTTTGATACGCCGCTTTCCCTTTCCTCGGAGCAGTGGAAAAAGGCGTTGAATGCTCAGCTGCCGGATGATATCGTCGTTCGCTTTGTACAGGAGGCTGATGCAGACTTTCATGCTCGTTTTTCGGCGAAAGCGAAAGAATACCGCTATAAAGTATGGACGGCTGCCGAGCGCGACGTGTTTCGCCGCCATTATTGCGCATGGCATCCATATTCGCTTCATATCAGCGCGATGAACGAGGCGCTCCGTTTGCTTCATGGAACGCATGATTTTACAAGCTTTTGTTCCGCAAAAACGTCGATCGAAGACCGGGTGCGCACCATGTATCGGGCTGAATTGAAGGCCGACGGCCCGATGCTCGAGTTTCGGTTTGTCGGCAGCGGCTTCTTATACAACATGGTACGCATTATTGTGGGCACGGTGTTGGAGATCGGCCAAGGGAAGCGTTCTCCTGCCGACATTTCAACACTGCTTGCGGCGAGAGATCGGCGCCTCGCTGGTCCAACCGCGCCGCCCGAAGGACTGTATTTATGGCGCGTATACTATGAGGCTGAATGTTTGGACCACTCATTGGCAAATGGCTGA
- the infA gene encoding translation initiation factor IF-1: MAKDDVIEVEGTVVETLPNAMFRVELENGHTVLAHVSGKIRMHFIRILPGDRVTVELSPYDLTRGRITYRYK, from the coding sequence ATGGCGAAAGATGATGTAATTGAAGTGGAAGGCACCGTCGTCGAAACATTGCCAAATGCGATGTTTCGTGTAGAATTAGAAAATGGGCACACGGTGTTGGCTCATGTATCGGGCAAAATCCGCATGCATTTTATTCGCATTTTGCCTGGCGATCGGGTGACGGTGGAGCTGTCGCCGTATGATTTGACGCGTGGGCGGATCACGTATCGATATAAATAA
- the rpsK gene encoding 30S ribosomal protein S11 — protein sequence MARRTNTRKRRVRKNIDTGIAHIRSTFNNTIVTITDVHGNAIAWASAGSLGFKGSRKSTPFAAQMAAEAAAKASMEHGMKTVEVNVKGPGAGREAAIRALQAAGLEITAIKDVTPIPHNGCRPPKRRRV from the coding sequence ATGGCACGTAGAACAAACACTCGCAAACGCCGGGTAAGAAAAAATATTGATACAGGCATCGCCCATATTCGTTCCACGTTCAACAACACGATCGTGACAATTACGGACGTTCATGGCAACGCCATTGCTTGGGCGAGCGCTGGTTCGCTGGGGTTCAAAGGTTCGCGCAAATCAACGCCGTTTGCGGCGCAAATGGCGGCTGAAGCAGCAGCGAAAGCGTCGATGGAACATGGCATGAAAACGGTCGAAGTGAACGTCAAAGGTCCAGGGGCTGGCCGCGAGGCAGCGATCCGTGCCCTGCAAGCCGCCGGATTGGAAATTACAGCGATCAAAGACGTCACTCCAATCCCGCACAATGGATGCCGTCCGCCAAAACGTCGCCGCGTGTAA
- a CDS encoding YbaK family protein, producing the protein MAVITSLAEKRQEKQLRYERTMLRELSLEKLRTKALEHFVPFYTAYRMFPSVVEEGCIDLAIEAYLLGARYSRFGYYGETADSVRCRCAQEEKYLIDTLFDFLCFWGNIDDDFLSQSLYDVCEQYIGNWWMEGFERGKKRRRLKLR; encoded by the coding sequence ATGGCAGTCATCACTTCATTGGCGGAAAAAAGGCAGGAAAAGCAGCTTCGCTATGAACGAACTATGTTGCGCGAACTGTCACTTGAGAAATTACGGACCAAAGCGCTTGAGCACTTTGTTCCGTTTTATACGGCGTATCGAATGTTCCCATCCGTTGTTGAGGAAGGCTGCATTGATCTGGCCATTGAAGCGTATTTGCTCGGTGCTCGCTACAGCCGATTCGGCTATTATGGAGAGACAGCGGACAGCGTACGCTGCCGATGTGCTCAAGAAGAAAAATATTTAATCGATACGCTGTTTGATTTTCTTTGTTTTTGGGGCAATATCGACGACGATTTCCTTAGCCAATCGCTATATGATGTGTGTGAACAATATATCGGCAACTGGTGGATGGAAGGATTTGAGCGGGGCAAAAAACGGCGTCGTCTAAAACTTCGCTGA
- a CDS encoding energy-coupling factor ABC transporter ATP-binding protein, whose translation MDIVFEKVEHVYNARSPLARRALYDVNVMIRSGAYVAVVGHTGSGKSTLLQHLNGLLQPTSGAVKIGEETITSNKRPKQLKPLRKKVGVVFQFPEHQLFEETVEKDICFGPLNFGVPEDEAKRKARELIRLVGLSEDVLAKSPFDLSGGQMRRVAIAGVLALEPEVLVLDEPTAGLDPRGRKEMMEMFYRLHREKQLTTVLVTHSMEDAARYADEIIVMHEGTVWRHGTPEEIFHDADKLAAIGLSVPETVKLKQQLEKRFGVVIPSPCLTLEQTVEAIQQLFAKVSAHE comes from the coding sequence ATGGACATTGTATTCGAAAAAGTAGAGCATGTGTACAATGCCCGTTCGCCGCTTGCCCGCCGAGCGCTTTATGATGTCAATGTCATGATCCGAAGCGGGGCGTACGTCGCTGTGGTTGGGCATACGGGCTCGGGAAAATCGACCCTCCTTCAGCATTTAAACGGGTTGTTGCAGCCGACAAGCGGCGCGGTGAAAATCGGCGAAGAGACGATCACGAGCAATAAGCGGCCAAAGCAGCTGAAACCGCTGCGCAAAAAGGTCGGGGTCGTCTTCCAGTTCCCGGAACATCAGTTGTTTGAGGAAACGGTGGAGAAAGATATTTGTTTTGGCCCACTCAATTTTGGCGTGCCAGAAGACGAGGCGAAACGGAAGGCGCGGGAGCTCATTCGGCTTGTTGGGTTGAGCGAGGACGTACTGGCGAAATCGCCGTTTGACTTGAGCGGAGGGCAAATGAGGCGGGTTGCCATCGCCGGTGTGCTGGCGCTTGAGCCGGAAGTGCTTGTGCTCGATGAGCCGACCGCTGGCCTTGATCCGCGTGGGCGCAAAGAGATGATGGAGATGTTTTATCGCCTTCATCGGGAAAAGCAGTTGACGACGGTCCTCGTCACCCACAGCATGGAGGACGCCGCCCGGTACGCCGATGAAATCATCGTCATGCATGAAGGAACGGTGTGGCGGCATGGAACGCCGGAAGAGATCTTTCACGATGCTGACAAACTGGCTGCCATCGGTTTGAGTGTGCCGGAAACGGTCAAATTGAAACAACAGCTCGAAAAGCGGTTCGGTGTTGTCATTCCATCGCCGTGCCTAACGTTGGAACAGACGGTGGAAGCCATTCAGCAATTGTTCGCTAAGGTGAGTGCCCATGAGTAG
- a CDS encoding DNA-directed RNA polymerase subunit alpha, which translates to MIEIEKPKIETVELSEDAKYGKFVVEPLERGYGTTLGNSLRRILLSSLPGAAVTSVQIDGVLHEFSTIDGVVEDVTAIILNIKKLALKIYSDEEKTLEIDVQGEGVVTAADITHDSDVEILNPDLHIATLAEGGRLRMRMTAKRGRGYVPAEANKREDQPIGVIPIDSIYTPVSRVSYQVENTRVGQVTDYDKLTIDVWTDGSIGPKEAISLGAKILTEHLNIFVGLTDEAQNAEIMVEKEDDQKEKVLEMTIEELDLSVRSYNCLKRAGINTVQELTQKTEEDMMKVRNLGRKSLEEVKAKLAELGLSLRKDD; encoded by the coding sequence ATGATTGAAATTGAAAAGCCGAAAATTGAAACGGTCGAACTGAGCGAAGATGCCAAATACGGCAAATTCGTCGTCGAGCCGCTTGAGCGTGGATATGGTACAACTTTAGGGAACTCCTTGCGTCGTATCCTATTGTCTTCACTCCCTGGTGCAGCTGTAACATCGGTGCAAATCGACGGCGTCTTGCATGAGTTTTCAACGATTGACGGCGTTGTTGAAGATGTGACAGCTATCATTTTGAATATCAAAAAATTAGCGCTGAAGATTTATTCAGACGAAGAGAAAACGTTAGAGATTGATGTGCAGGGTGAAGGAGTTGTCACGGCTGCTGATATCACTCACGACAGTGATGTAGAAATTTTAAACCCGGACCTTCATATCGCGACGCTGGCGGAAGGCGGCCGCCTGCGTATGCGCATGACCGCCAAGCGGGGGCGCGGATATGTTCCTGCTGAGGCAAATAAGCGCGAAGACCAGCCCATCGGCGTCATTCCGATCGATTCCATTTATACGCCGGTTTCCCGAGTTTCTTATCAAGTCGAGAATACAAGGGTCGGCCAAGTGACGGACTATGACAAACTGACCATTGATGTGTGGACGGATGGAAGCATCGGGCCGAAAGAGGCCATTTCTCTTGGAGCAAAAATTTTAACGGAGCACCTGAACATTTTTGTCGGCTTGACGGATGAGGCGCAAAATGCGGAGATCATGGTCGAGAAAGAGGACGACCAAAAAGAAAAAGTGCTTGAAATGACGATTGAGGAACTCGATCTTTCGGTTCGTTCCTACAATTGCTTGAAGCGGGCCGGCATCAACACCGTTCAAGAGCTGACGCAAAAAACGGAAGAAGATATGATGAAGGTGCGCAACCTCGGCCGCAAGTCACTTGAGGAAGTGAAAGCGAAACTGGCTGAGCTCGGCCTCAGTCTGCGCAAAGATGACTAA
- the rplQ gene encoding 50S ribosomal protein L17, translated as MSYRKLGRTTSQRKALLRDLATDLIINERIETTEARAKELRSIMEKMITLGKRGDLHARRQAAAFIRKEVANSETGQDALQKLFSDIAPRYQDRQGGYTRIMKLGPRRGDGAPMVIIELV; from the coding sequence ATGTCGTACAGAAAATTAGGACGCACGACTTCGCAACGAAAAGCACTGCTTCGTGACTTGGCAACAGACTTAATCATCAACGAACGCATTGAAACGACGGAAGCGCGGGCGAAAGAATTGCGCTCGATCATGGAAAAAATGATTACGCTCGGCAAACGCGGCGATCTGCATGCCCGCCGCCAAGCAGCGGCATTTATCCGCAAGGAGGTCGCCAACAGCGAAACCGGTCAAGATGCGTTGCAAAAGCTGTTCAGCGACATTGCGCCGCGCTACCAAGATCGCCAAGGCGGCTATACGCGCATTATGAAACTTGGTCCTCGCCGCGGCGACGGGGCGCCGATGGTCATTATTGAACTCGTGTAA
- the rpsM gene encoding 30S ribosomal protein S13 encodes MARIAGVDIPRDKRVVISLTYIYGIGKPTAQKILKEAGVSEDTRVRDLTEEELSRIREIVGRLKVEGDLRREVSLNIKRLMEIGCYRGLRHRRGLPVRGQNTKNNARTRKGPRRTVANKKK; translated from the coding sequence ATGGCACGCATTGCAGGTGTCGATATTCCGCGTGATAAACGGGTAGTCATTTCGTTAACATACATTTATGGGATCGGCAAACCGACAGCACAAAAAATCTTAAAAGAAGCTGGCGTATCGGAAGACACGCGCGTTCGCGACTTAACGGAAGAGGAGCTTAGCCGCATTCGTGAAATCGTCGGCCGCTTGAAAGTGGAAGGCGATTTGCGCCGTGAAGTATCGTTGAACATTAAACGCTTGATGGAGATCGGTTGCTATCGTGGTCTTCGCCATCGCCGTGGGTTGCCGGTTCGCGGCCAAAACACGAAAAACAATGCCCGCACGCGCAAAGGTCCGCGCCGTACGGTAGCAAACAAGAAAAAATAA
- a CDS encoding KinB-signaling pathway activation protein, producing the protein MNSRKWVRLFLSTLLIGGIATAAVGIVFNWEEFGRLLLRLEMVEFMAVFLWHIGVGFIFSVISQAGFFAYLTVHRFGLGIFRSLWNAVQVVLIMFVLFDLVYFRYMAFADRGDSIIPYLLTALFILAVGLVVAYVKSAQTNKGAFVPALFFMVVVTVIEWFPVLRINDRDWLYLMLIPLLVCNAYQLLILHKLTGGAKQ; encoded by the coding sequence GTGAACAGCCGCAAATGGGTGCGTTTATTTTTGTCGACGCTGCTGATCGGCGGTATCGCCACGGCGGCTGTCGGCATTGTTTTCAACTGGGAGGAGTTCGGGCGCTTGTTGTTGCGCCTGGAAATGGTGGAGTTTATGGCTGTTTTTTTATGGCATATCGGCGTTGGCTTTATTTTCAGCGTGATCAGTCAGGCGGGTTTTTTTGCTTATTTAACCGTCCATCGGTTCGGGCTTGGCATCTTCCGTTCGCTATGGAACGCCGTGCAGGTTGTTTTGATTATGTTTGTGCTGTTCGATTTAGTGTATTTCCGCTACATGGCTTTTGCGGACAGGGGGGATTCAATCATTCCGTATCTATTGACCGCATTGTTTATTTTGGCGGTTGGTCTCGTTGTTGCCTACGTCAAGAGCGCACAGACGAACAAGGGGGCGTTCGTTCCAGCTTTGTTCTTTATGGTCGTCGTTACGGTTATTGAATGGTTTCCCGTATTGCGCATCAACGACCGCGATTGGCTGTATTTGATGTTGATTCCTTTATTAGTATGTAATGCATATCAGCTTCTTATACTGCATAAATTGACGGGCGGCGCGAAACAA
- the cwlD gene encoding N-acetylmuramoyl-L-alanine amidase CwlD, whose protein sequence is MREKWKWLVAFAGVALMITLLFPFLFSNMTSTKSWNLPLSGRIIVLDPGHGGPDGGAVGGEALEKDIALNVAKKLRDYLQQQGALVLMTRETDRDLAGPSTRGYSRRKTEDLLERTAFVNRSNADLFISIHLNAIPSPRWRGAQTFYYGSFIENERLARLIQAELRRNLENTHRLAKMIDTVYLLKHAKIPGALVEVGFLSNPDERELLVSDGYQTKLAASIYKGVLRYFSNEHTPRE, encoded by the coding sequence ATGAGGGAAAAATGGAAGTGGCTGGTCGCTTTTGCTGGCGTTGCCCTTATGATCACTTTGCTATTTCCGTTTTTATTTTCCAATATGACATCAACAAAATCATGGAATCTCCCGTTATCGGGGAGGATCATCGTATTGGATCCTGGTCATGGTGGGCCGGACGGCGGCGCCGTCGGGGGTGAGGCGTTGGAAAAGGACATCGCACTCAACGTGGCGAAAAAGCTGCGCGATTATCTGCAACAGCAAGGGGCGCTCGTCCTGATGACGCGCGAGACGGATCGGGATTTGGCCGGTCCGTCAACACGCGGCTACAGCCGACGGAAAACGGAGGATTTGCTCGAACGAACGGCTTTCGTCAATCGATCGAATGCTGATCTTTTCATCAGCATCCATCTCAACGCCATCCCGTCGCCGCGTTGGCGAGGGGCGCAGACGTTTTATTACGGGTCTTTCATCGAAAACGAGCGGCTGGCAAGATTGATTCAAGCGGAATTGCGGCGCAATTTGGAGAATACGCATCGGCTGGCAAAAATGATTGATACGGTCTATTTGCTCAAGCATGCAAAAATCCCCGGCGCGCTTGTCGAGGTTGGGTTTTTGTCGAATCCCGATGAGCGAGAACTGCTTGTGTCTGATGGCTACCAAACGAAGCTGGCCGCCTCGATTTATAAAGGAGTGCTTCGCTACTTTTCCAACGAACATACGCCTCGCGAGTAG
- a CDS encoding energy-coupling factor transporter transmembrane component T family protein, whose product MSSHLIIGQYVPGHSVIHRLDPRAKLLVVFAYVLIVFLANNAATYALLSLFAFAFAALSRIPFSFIVRGLKPILWVVLFTLLLHLFMTKEGDVIYQIGSLSIYEGGIKQGIFISLRFLLLVLMTTMLTLTTTPIEVTDGVESLLGPLKKMRVPVHELALMMAISLRFIPTLMEETEKIMKAQAARGVDFSGGRFSERMKAIVSLLVPLFISSFKRADELATAMEARGYRGGEGRTKFRQLAWKPVDTAFLAAVALLAVLLCLLRS is encoded by the coding sequence ATGAGTAGCCATTTGATTATCGGGCAATATGTACCCGGTCATTCCGTCATTCATCGCTTAGACCCGCGCGCCAAACTATTGGTCGTGTTTGCCTACGTCCTGATCGTCTTTTTGGCAAACAATGCGGCAACGTATGCGCTGCTGTCGCTGTTTGCGTTTGCCTTTGCGGCGCTGTCTCGCATCCCATTTTCGTTCATTGTCCGCGGCTTGAAACCGATTTTATGGGTCGTTTTGTTTACATTGCTGTTGCATCTATTCATGACGAAGGAAGGAGACGTCATCTACCAAATCGGTTCGCTCTCTATATATGAAGGCGGCATCAAGCAAGGGATCTTTATTTCCCTAAGGTTTTTGCTCCTTGTATTGATGACGACGATGCTGACGTTGACGACGACGCCGATTGAAGTGACCGACGGCGTCGAGAGTTTGCTCGGGCCGCTCAAAAAGATGCGCGTCCCCGTCCATGAGCTCGCCTTGATGATGGCCATTTCGCTTCGATTCATTCCAACATTGATGGAAGAGACAGAAAAAATTATGAAAGCACAGGCGGCCCGTGGTGTTGATTTTTCTGGCGGCCGTTTTTCCGAACGGATGAAAGCCATCGTCTCACTGCTTGTGCCTCTGTTTATCAGCTCGTTCAAACGAGCCGATGAGCTGGCGACAGCCATGGAGGCGCGCGGCTACCGCGGCGGGGAAGGGCGGACCAAATTCCGCCAGCTCGCTTGGAAGCCAGTGGACACCGCGTTTTTAGCGGCCGTGGCGCTGCTAGCCGTATTGCTTTGTCTATTACGCTCATAG
- a CDS encoding energy-coupling factor ABC transporter ATP-binding protein, with protein sequence MIEPILSIEGVSFRYPNQFDYAVQNVSFRAERGEWLAIVGHNGSGKSTIARMLIGLLWPERGVIRLFGRPLDDSTVWEVRRRVGMVFQNPDNQFVGATVEDDIAFALENNGIPRAEMIERIRDAVREVHMESFLRHEPHRLSGGQKQRVAIAGILALRPDIIILDEATSMLDPRGREEVLETVRRLNRRQRITVLSITHDLEEAAKADRIIVMNKGQVMAEGTPEQIFQLGGKLERIGLDLPFAVKMSSRLREQGIPLRTGYFTTEELVEELWTLYSKK encoded by the coding sequence ATGATCGAACCAATCTTGTCAATCGAGGGAGTGTCCTTTCGCTATCCAAATCAATTCGACTATGCGGTGCAAAATGTCAGCTTCAGGGCGGAGCGCGGGGAATGGTTAGCGATCGTCGGCCATAACGGATCTGGCAAGTCGACGATCGCGCGAATGCTCATTGGCTTGCTTTGGCCGGAGCGGGGCGTCATTCGTCTGTTTGGACGTCCGTTGGATGATTCGACCGTATGGGAGGTGCGGCGCCGCGTCGGGATGGTGTTTCAAAATCCGGACAACCAGTTTGTCGGCGCGACCGTTGAAGACGACATCGCTTTTGCCCTTGAAAACAACGGCATTCCGCGTGCAGAAATGATCGAGCGCATCCGCGACGCCGTCCGCGAAGTCCATATGGAATCGTTTCTCCGTCATGAGCCGCACCGGTTGTCCGGTGGACAAAAGCAGCGCGTCGCCATCGCTGGCATTTTGGCGCTCCGCCCTGATATCATCATTTTGGACGAGGCGACATCGATGCTTGACCCGCGGGGAAGGGAAGAAGTGCTAGAGACCGTGCGCCGGTTAAACCGCCGGCAGCGCATTACGGTGTTGTCGATCACCCATGATTTAGAGGAAGCAGCGAAGGCGGATCGCATCATCGTCATGAACAAAGGTCAGGTTATGGCAGAAGGGACGCCGGAGCAAATCTTTCAGCTCGGAGGCAAGCTTGAACGCATCGGTCTTGATTTGCCATTTGCCGTGAAAATGAGCAGCCGTCTGCGGGAACAAGGTATTCCGCTTCGAACGGGGTATTTCACGACAGAGGAGTTGGTCGAGGAGCTATGGACATTGTATTCGAAAAAGTAG
- the rpmJ gene encoding 50S ribosomal protein L36 encodes MKVRPSVKPICEKCKVIRRRGKVMIICENPKHKQRQG; translated from the coding sequence ATGAAAGTAAGACCATCTGTCAAACCGATTTGCGAAAAATGCAAAGTTATTCGCAGACGCGGCAAAGTCATGATCATTTGCGAAAATCCGAAACATAAACAACGCCAAGGGTAA
- the rplM gene encoding 50S ribosomal protein L13, with protein sequence MRTTYMAKPNEVERKWYVVDAAGKTLGRLASEVAALLRGKHKPTFTPHVDCGDHVIVINADKVELTGKKLTKKLYYRHSLYPGGLKVRTALEMRTNYPEQMIERAVRGMLPKGSLGRQMFKKLHVYRGSEHPHQAQKPEVYELRG encoded by the coding sequence TTGCGTACGACTTATATGGCGAAACCGAATGAAGTAGAGCGTAAATGGTACGTTGTCGACGCAGCTGGCAAGACGTTAGGTCGCTTGGCCAGCGAAGTAGCGGCGCTGTTGCGCGGCAAACATAAACCGACGTTCACCCCGCACGTTGACTGCGGAGATCATGTCATTGTCATCAATGCGGACAAAGTCGAACTCACTGGGAAAAAGTTGACGAAAAAGCTATACTATCGCCACAGCTTATATCCGGGTGGATTAAAAGTAAGAACAGCGCTGGAAATGCGTACGAACTATCCGGAACAAATGATCGAACGTGCGGTGCGTGGCATGCTTCCAAAAGGCAGCCTTGGCCGGCAAATGTTCAAAAAGTTGCACGTTTACCGTGGAAGCGAACATCCGCATCAAGCACAAAAACCGGAAGTATATGAACTTCGCGGATAA